In one Nicotiana sylvestris chromosome 8, ASM39365v2, whole genome shotgun sequence genomic region, the following are encoded:
- the LOC104236489 gene encoding MYB-like transcription factor ODO1: protein MGRQPCCDKLGVKKGPWTADEDKKLINFILTNGQCCWRAVPKLAGLRRCGKSCRLRWTNYLRPDLKRGLLSDAEEKLVIDLHARLGNRWSKIAARLPGRTDNEIKNHWNTHIKKKLLKMGIDPVTHEPLKKEANLIDQPIPESDQNKNNGHQQVQVVPECTSVTAAATSSELDNSSYSASSISSSENSSSITDESKLVLNALGENDPLLSSLLEVDAPLVDSLWELPVSCEEQKKFDNMASWDDSLNWLLDCQDFGIHDFGFDNCFNDVELEVFNTIDDMENKQ from the exons ATGGGAAGACAACCTTGTTGTGACAAACTTGGAGTGAAGAAAGGTCCGTGGACAGCTGATGAAGACAAGAAACTCATCAATTTTATTCTTACAAATGGCCAATGTTGTTGGCGTGCTGTCCCTAAACTCGCCGGTCTTAGGCGCTGCGGTAAGAGTTGTCGTCTCCGATGGACTAATTACCTTCGACCCGACTTGAAGAGAGGACTTCTTAGTGATGCTGAGGAGAAATTGGTAATTGATCTCCATGCTCGTCTTGGAAACAG GTGGTCCAAGATTGCTGCAAGATTACCAGGAAGGACAGATAATGAGATTAAAAATCATTGGAACACTCATATTAAAAAAAAGCTTCTAAAGATGGGGATTGATCCTGTTACACATGAACCACTCAAAAAAGAAGCAAATCTAATTGATCAACCTATCCCAGAATCTGatcaaaacaaaaataatggTCATCAGCAGGTACAAGTTGTACCCGAGTGTACAAGTGTCACTGCAGCAGCCACCTCCTCAGAGTTAGATAACTCATCTTACTCCGCTTCTTCTATTTCTTCGTCTGAAAACTCTTCAAGTATCACCGATGAATCCAAGTTGGTTCTCAACGCCCTCGGTGAAAATGATCCGCTGCTAAGCTCCCTACTGGAAGTTGATGCTCCTCTTGTCGATTCGCTATGGGAACTTCCAGTATCTTGTGAAGAACAAAAAAAATTCGATAACATGGCATCCTGGGACGACAGTTTGAATTGGCTATTGGATTGTCAAGATTTTGGTATTCATGACTTTGGTTTTGATAATTGCTTTAATGATGTTGAATTAGAGGTGTTTAACACCATAGATGACATGGAAAACAAGCAGTGA